A single region of the Sorghum bicolor cultivar BTx623 chromosome 7, Sorghum_bicolor_NCBIv3, whole genome shotgun sequence genome encodes:
- the LOC8067803 gene encoding uncharacterized protein LOC8067803, translated as MATPSSHGIPLRALLLVLPLLSILIVFQLLHRPAPLPPPLLRTHADAAASHSHRAEEEPSSPPLTSNVPPPPAPKPEESSSEPTSLRHVVFGIASSKRTLPLRLPLLRLWLRAPARAFLFLDAPAPHADADARDLPPGLALRVSADASRFPYTHPRGLPSAVRVARIAGELVSALKQEREEEDVRWLVLADDDTAFVLPNLVHTLRRYDHREPWYLGARSESAAQNAWHGFAMAYGGGGIAVSWPLARRLARVVDSCVLRYPHLYGSDARIYACLAELGVELTHEPGFHQIDLHGDISGLLRAHPLSPLVSLHHLDHVYPLYPGMDRTRAMQHFFQAADTDPARILQQTVCYDQKNSLTVSVSWGYSVQVFKGNVLLPDLLAVQKTFVPWKRGRNVTDVYMFDTKHYPRDECKRGALFFLKSITSGEGKTKTESTYNRQPPRKCPPDLIPLKNLRLIKVTSERLQLAPGKALRRHCCDIAPSSSDNNIDINIRKCEDDELIAMHS; from the exons ATGGCGACCCCGTCGTCCCACGGCATCCCCCTCCGCGCGCTCCTCCTCGTGCTGCCCCTGCTCTCCATCCTCATCGTCTTCCAGCTCCTCCACCGCCCGGCTCCCCTGCCCCCACCGCTCCTCCGGACGCACGCCGACGCGGCGGCGTCGCACTCACACcgcgcggaggaggagccgagtTCCCCTCCACTCACCTCCAACGTACCGCCGCCCCCGGCGCCGAAGCCGGAGGAATCATCATCGGAGCCGACGTCCCTGCGCCACGTGGTGTTCGGAATCGCCTCCTCCAAGCGCACGCTGCCGCTCCGGCTCCCCCTGCTCCGCCTCTGGCTGCGCGCCCCCGCGCGCGCCTTCCTCTTCCTCGACGCGCCGGCGCCGCACGCGGACGCGGACGCGCGCGACCTCCCTCCCGGACTCGCCCTCCGCGTCTCCGCCGACGCGTCACGCTTCCCCTACACGCACCCGCGCGGCCTCCCCTCGGCCGTCCGCGTCGCGCGCATCGCCGGGGAGCTCGTCTCCGCGCTCAAGCAGGAGCGGGAGGAGGAGGATGTGCGGTGGCTCGTGCTCGCCGACGACGACACCGCCTTCGTGCTCCCGAACCTGGTCCACACGCTGCGCAGGTACGACCACCGCGAGCCCTGGTACCTCGGCGCGCGCTCCGAGTCCGCGGCGCAGAACGCGTGGCACGGCTTCGCCATGGcttacggcggcggcggcatcgcCGTCAGCTGGCCACTCGCGCGCCGCCTCGCGCGCGTGGTCGACTCCTGCGTCCTCAGGTACCCGCACCTCTACGGCAGCGACGCCAGGATCTATGCCTGCCTCGCCGAGCTCGGCGTCGAGCTCACCCACGAGCCAGGCTTCCACCAG ATCGATCTTCATGGCGATATTTCTGGGCTCCTAAGAGCACATCCTCTTTCCCCTTTAGTTTCACTGCACCATCTCGATCATGTGTATCCTCTTTACCCTGGTATGGATCGGACCAGAGCAATGCAACATTTCTTCCAAGCAGCTGATACTGATCCAGCCAGGATTCTGCAACAAACAGTGTGCTACGACCAAAAAAATTCTCTTACAGTATCAGTCTCTTGGGGCTATTCAGTCCAGGTGTTCAAAGGCAATGTGCTGCTCCCTGACCTCCTTGCTGTTCAAAAAACCTTTGTACCATGGAAGAGGGGTCGCAATGTTACAGATGTGTATATGTTTGACACCAAACATTACCCTAGAGATGAGTGCAAAAGAGGAGCTCTTTTCTTCCTGAAAAGCATTACTTCAGGGGAAGGCAAGACTAAGACAGAATCCACTTACAATAGACAGCCACCTAGGAAATGCCCGCCTGACTTGATCCCACTGAAGAATCTGCGTCTGATAAAGGTCACATCAGAACGACTGCAGCTGGCTCCTGGGAAG GCCTTAAGACGCCATTGTTGTGACATTGCACCTTCTTCATCTGATAATAACATAGACATTAACATCAGAAAATGTGAAGATGATGAGCTCATCGCGATGCATTCATAG
- the LOC8067804 gene encoding uncharacterized protein LOC8067804 isoform X1 — MVVRVPMAMAAAVLLVVAAVVVVVEVAAAATYTVGAPAGLWDMQTDYADWVKSKTFHPGDSINYTMVLCPGSVHVLAGAARRGGGDQGGLRRLLQRQQHLRLPLRQRRRDAHRRRHALLPLRPHGTLRQRHEDPRRRRRRQSLVRAGVELGQQGCRRWFRHHDNRRRLAAAAATRRRRRQLASPRVRGCAFAPCTLCYFRAC; from the exons ATGGTTGTTCGAGTTCCTATGGCTATGGCGGCGGCGGTACTGCTCGTGGTGGCCGCcgtcgtggtggtggtggaggtggcCGCGGCGGCGACGTACACGGTGGGCGCGCCCGCCGGGCTGTGGGACATGCAGACCGACTACGCCGACTGGGTGAAGAGCAAGACCTTTCACCCCGGCGACAGCATCA ATTATACAATGGTCCTGTGTCCTGGCAGCGTTCACGTACTCGCCGGAGCTGCACGACGTGGTGGAGGTGATCAAGGCGGGCTACGACGCCTGCTCCAGCGCCAACAACATCTCCGCCTTCCGCTCCGGCAACGACGTCGTGACGCTCACCGCCGTCGGCACGCGCTACTTCCTCTGCGGCCTCACGGGACACTGCGGCAACGGCATGAAGATCCGCGTCGACGTCGTCGCCGCCAAAGCCTCGTCCGCGCCGGCGTCGAGCTCGGCCAGCAGGGCTGCCGCCGCTGGTTTCGCCATCATGACAACCGTCGCCgcctcgctgctgctgctgcaacccgccgccgtcgtcgtcagcTAGCTTCACCACGCGTGCGTGGTTGTGCGTTTGCTCCATGTACACTTTGTTATTTTCGCGCATGCTAG
- the LOC8067804 gene encoding basic blue protein isoform X2: MVVRVPMAMAAAVLLVVAAVVVVVEVAAAATYTVGAPAGLWDMQTDYADWVKSKTFHPGDSITFTYSPELHDVVEVIKAGYDACSSANNISAFRSGNDVVTLTAVGTRYFLCGLTGHCGNGMKIRVDVVAAKASSAPASSSASRAAAAGFAIMTTVAASLLLLQPAAVVVS; the protein is encoded by the exons ATGGTTGTTCGAGTTCCTATGGCTATGGCGGCGGCGGTACTGCTCGTGGTGGCCGCcgtcgtggtggtggtggaggtggcCGCGGCGGCGACGTACACGGTGGGCGCGCCCGCCGGGCTGTGGGACATGCAGACCGACTACGCCGACTGGGTGAAGAGCAAGACCTTTCACCCCGGCGACAGCATCA CGTTCACGTACTCGCCGGAGCTGCACGACGTGGTGGAGGTGATCAAGGCGGGCTACGACGCCTGCTCCAGCGCCAACAACATCTCCGCCTTCCGCTCCGGCAACGACGTCGTGACGCTCACCGCCGTCGGCACGCGCTACTTCCTCTGCGGCCTCACGGGACACTGCGGCAACGGCATGAAGATCCGCGTCGACGTCGTCGCCGCCAAAGCCTCGTCCGCGCCGGCGTCGAGCTCGGCCAGCAGGGCTGCCGCCGCTGGTTTCGCCATCATGACAACCGTCGCCgcctcgctgctgctgctgcaacccgccgccgtcgtcgtcagcTAG